The Chloroflexota bacterium region CCCCCTCGCATTCGTCCTCGCCTACCTCGTCGCAGGCTCCCTGCCCGAGGTCGACTGGCGCTCCGTCGCCGTCTGGGCGCCCCTGAGCGCCGCCTTCCTTGGCGGCGGCTATGCCTCCTTCTACACGGGCCTCCAGCGCGGGACCGTGACCATTGTGTCGAGCGCCTCCTCCGCGTGGCTCGCCGTCACGGTCGTCGTGGCCGTTCTCCTGTTCGGGGAACGGGTGTCCGCCGGACAGGCCCTGCTGCTGGCGATGGTGCTGGGCGGCATTCTCATGCTCTCCGCCCACCCCTCCACCCGCACCGGGCAGAGCACGGGGATGCTCTGGGGCCTGGGGGCGACGGTCGGCCTCGGCATGGCCCTCGCGTTCCTCGACCAGGTGACGGAGGCCGCGGGACCCATGCTCGCCGTGCTGGTTGTGCGAGCCCTCTCCACCGTCCCCATTGCCGCGCTGATGCGTACCCAGGGCGAGTCCCTGCGCCTGCCGAGCGGGGGCAAAGCGCTGCTGTTGCTCGCCGCCGTCGCCGTACTGGACGCCGGGGGCTTCGTCGGCTTCAACCTCGGCGTCGATGCGGCGCCCGTGTCCGTCGTCGCGCCGGTCGCCTCCGCGCATCCCGTCGTGACCGGCGGCCTCGCCGTCCTCCTCCTCCGTGAGCGCCCGCGAGTGCTCCAATGGACGGGCGCCGCCGTCACCGTCGTGGCGGTCGTTGCCCTGAGCGCGTTCACCGGCGCATAGCGGATGGAGGCGGCTTCCTGCGCGAAAGAGAAGCGCCCCCGGGTCGTGTGTGACCCGGGGGCGCTTGATGTCCTGTTCCGGCAGACCTGCCGGCCTGCGCCTTAGACGAGTTCGCCCACCTTGGTGAATACCTTGAGCGGGTTGCTGTGGAAGATGGTCTTCTTGTCGTCGTCCGTCAGAAACTCCAGCCCGTCGATGGTGCGCACCAGGTCGTCGCCGGGCCGCCCCGTCTCCGGTCGAACCGCGCGCCCCGAGCCGGGCACCTCGGTGCCGAAGCACATCTGGCTCACCCCGCGCTGCTTGATGGCGGCCTCCAGGAACACCGGGTCCAGCGCGTTGCTGTCGTAGAAGAGGTTCTCGCTGAAGTCCTTGTCCGGCCCCGAGTGCTGGTAGTCCGTCGGGATGAACCGTTGCAGCGCGCCGCCGCAGTGGCAGATGCACACCTTCAGCTCCGGGTACCGGTCGAAGACGCCGCCGTACATGTACAGCATGCTGGCGATGTACTCCTCCACCACGTTGTTGATCTGGTAGTTGGCGGGGACCACCTGCAGCCTGGGGTCCTCCGACGGGCACGGGTGTACCAGGACCTGGACGCCCAGCTCCAGGCACTTCTCGTACAGGTCGAACCAGTATGGCTCGTGAACGCCGGGGGCCGTGCGCTTGCCGTCCGGGTCGGGGTTCAGGTAGCAGCCGACGAAACCCAGCTCGTTGACCGTGTACTCCAGCTCCTCGAGCGTGTGCTTGGTGTCCGGCGCGCTGGCGTCCTGCGGCAGGTGCGTCATCCCCGCGAACCGGTCCGGGTGCAGCCGCACCGACTGCGCAATGTGGTCGTTCGTGGCCCGCGCCCACGATCGCTGCAGGAACATGGGCATCCACTGCCACTGGTCGACGGGCCGCGGCCCGACGAGCTGGAAGTCGATCAGCCGGTCGTCCATGTCGGCGAGGTGGCGCTGGAAGGCGGGCTCCGCAACGTCGTCCGGAATGTTCATCTTCGCCGGCGTCCGGTTGGACATGAG contains the following coding sequences:
- a CDS encoding EamA family transporter; the encoded protein is MPIDSLAGILWGAVGLLCWGTGDYLARFVAMRVGSLSTALLIQVLGLSVPLAFVLAYLVAGSLPEVDWRSVAVWAPLSAAFLGGGYASFYTGLQRGTVTIVSSASSAWLAVTVVVAVLLFGERVSAGQALLLAMVLGGILMLSAHPSTRTGQSTGMLWGLGATVGLGMALAFLDQVTEAAGPMLAVLVVRALSTVPIAALMRTQGESLRLPSGGKALLLLAAVAVLDAGGFVGFNLGVDAAPVSVVAPVASAHPVVTGGLAVLLLRERPRVLQWTGAAVTVVAVVALSAFTGA
- a CDS encoding amidohydrolase family protein; the protein is MWNGMKVVDVHGHVSRPPQVRQFAAGLMSNRTPAKMNIPDDVAEPAFQRHLADMDDRLIDFQLVGPRPVDQWQWMPMFLQRSWARATNDHIAQSVRLHPDRFAGMTHLPQDASAPDTKHTLEELEYTVNELGFVGCYLNPDPDGKRTAPGVHEPYWFDLYEKCLELGVQVLVHPCPSEDPRLQVVPANYQINNVVEEYIASMLYMYGGVFDRYPELKVCICHCGGALQRFIPTDYQHSGPDKDFSENLFYDSNALDPVFLEAAIKQRGVSQMCFGTEVPGSGRAVRPETGRPGDDLVRTIDGLEFLTDDDKKTIFHSNPLKVFTKVGELV